GCGACGACGGTGCCGAAGCTGACGGTTCCGCGGACGTACAGCGGCATCACGATGATCGCGCCCCCACAGCCGGGCGTCAGCCCGAGCAGGCCGCCGAACAGCACCTGTAGCCGCTCGTTGTCCTCGATCGCTGCGAGTAGGGCGCCGTCGGTCCGGTACTGGATCAGGCCGAACGCGAGCACCGTTATCGCGACGAACGCGCTCACCTGCACGTAGCCGTCACGCAGCGACTCGAGGAGGACCGTCAGCAGTTCGTTCACGGGGTTTCACCCGGGATCGGCGTTCCCGCAGCACGAAGATTAGACATCTCTAAAGATTAGTTTAGTAGCACGCGCTAAATAGTTGCTGGTGAACGCAATCGAGACGACGGTTCGATGCCGAGGGTTCCGTCGGTCGGGGCAGATGGAACCCGTCGCTCCGAAAACCGCGGCTCTACCGCGACGCGGACCGTTGGTGCGATTATAACTCGAGCGTGTAGACGACCTCGCGGCGCTGCTCGTCGCCGATTTCGACGGTCCCCTCGCCGGTCCGCTCGAACCCTTGTCGTTCGTAGAACTCGCGGCCGCCCTCGTTCGAGGCGAGGTCGATCGCGCGCATCCGCTCCATGTTGAAGTCCTGCAGGTCCTCGCAGAGTCGCTCGTGCAGCGCCGTTCCGATTCCCTCGTTCTGGTGGTCCGGATGGACGGCCATGCGGAGCACGTCGCCCTCGTCCTCGGTGACGACGCCGTGCGTGAATCCGACGACTTCCCCGTCGCGCTCGGCGACGAGGAACGCAGTGCCGGCCTTCGAGAGCGCCGTCTCGAGCGCGTCGTCGCCGTACCACTCGTCGATGGTTCGGTCGATGGTGTCGGCGTCGAGTTCGTCGTAGGTGTCGTGCCATGTGTCGCGGGCGACGGCCCTGATCCCCTCGCGGTCCTCGAGTGTCGCGGGACGGATCTCGATCTGTGTCTGTGTCTGTGTCATAGCGCGCGCTACATCGGCGGTCGGTAAAGTGCTAACACCCCGTCGGATAGTCGATACGTTCCCGCCCTCTTCGGAATCGCTCGGTGGAACGCTACTCCTGGACCTTGAACCCGCGCTCGCGAAGCAGGTCCGGAACCCGATCGCGGTGGTCGCCCTGCAACTCGATGTGGCCTTCGGTGACCGTGCCGCCCGTCCCGAGCGAACTCTTCAGGTCGGAGGCGACGTCCTCGATCTCCGACTTCGAGAGGTCGAACCCCTCGACGATCGTCACCGGCTTGTCGTAGCGCCGGCTCTCGGTTCGGAGCCGCAGTTGCTGTTGTGACGTCTCGAGGTCGCCCTGGCCGTCGAGTTCGTCGAGCAGATCCTCGAGGTCGTCGTCGTTTGACATACGGTGACGTTGGGTCGGACGCGCGGATAGCCCTGTCCTTGCGCTCGCAACTGTCTGAATGCGGGGCGGCGGACGCGGTTACTCGTCCAGGTCGAACTCGAGGACGTCGCCTTCGCTGACGTCGCGTTCGGCCGTCCACTCGTAGTTGACCTCGAGGACGTACTGCCCTTCGCCGGGGTACGTGTGTTCCTCGGACTCGCCGTCCTCGCCCGGTTCGGGTTCGGGCGCGTGGTGGACGCTGGTGATCGTGCCGTCGGCGTCGGCGTAGATAATGTCGATGCCGAAGCTCATCTCGCGCATGACGAATTCGCGCTCCTCAACCGACTCGTAGACGAACAGCATGCCGCGGTCCTCGGGGAGCTCTTCGGTGTCGCTCAGACCGAGGTAGCGAAGTTCGCTCGTGTCGGCGATCGCCGCCGTCACCGAGCCGAGTTCGTCGCCGTCGGGCGTGGCGACCGTGACGTCGGTCGTTTCGTAGTTCTCGTGGACGGTCGATTCGTCGCCGTCGCTCTCGTTTTCACCCTCGCTTTCGTTCTCGTCGTCCGATTCGTTTCCGTCGCCGCTTTCGCTCGCCGACTCGGTTTCGTCGCCGTCGGTCCCGTCGGTTCCGTCGGTCCCATCGGTCTCGTCGGTCGAATTACCCGCTTCGTCGGTCGATGCACCCGAACCGATCCCGTCGAGGCAACCTGCGGCCGCGACCGTTCCGGCGACTGCGAGAAGGTGTCGTCGTCGCCACACGTCTGTCATACCCGTACCTCCAACGATCCGGATTAAGTGACTTCCGTCACGCGAGCGTGACACTCTTCGGACTCGTCCCGTTCGGCTACCCCTCGAGCCGCGACTTGATCGTCTCCGCCGTCTTCTCGCCGATGCCGGGGACGCTCCGGAGATCCTCGAGGCTTGCCTCGCGGACGT
The DNA window shown above is from Halopiger xanaduensis SH-6 and carries:
- a CDS encoding GNAT family N-acetyltransferase, producing MEIRPATLEDREGIRAVARDTWHDTYDELDADTIDRTIDEWYGDDALETALSKAGTAFLVAERDGEVVGFTHGVVTEDEGDVLRMAVHPDHQNEGIGTALHERLCEDLQDFNMERMRAIDLASNEGGREFYERQGFERTGEGTVEIGDEQRREVVYTLEL
- a CDS encoding translation initiation factor, which encodes MSNDDDLEDLLDELDGQGDLETSQQQLRLRTESRRYDKPVTIVEGFDLSKSEIEDVASDLKSSLGTGGTVTEGHIELQGDHRDRVPDLLRERGFKVQE
- a CDS encoding DUF192 domain-containing protein — protein: MTDVWRRRHLLAVAGTVAAAGCLDGIGSGASTDEAGNSTDETDGTDGTDGTDGDETESASESGDGNESDDENESEGENESDGDESTVHENYETTDVTVATPDGDELGSVTAAIADTSELRYLGLSDTEELPEDRGMLFVYESVEEREFVMREMSFGIDIIYADADGTITSVHHAPEPEPGEDGESEEHTYPGEGQYVLEVNYEWTAERDVSEGDVLEFDLDE